TTTCGCGCTCGGTGGCAAGTCTTCGATGTTCTCCCCGTCAGTCGCATCCATACTACGATTCGAAAGCACCCAACAGTATAAAAGTTGAGCCTTACTGGGTGGGTAACTAGCATATTATTCACATCTAATGAAAATGAAAATTGTGCCTTTACCGGTCAGAACTCCGATACCGACACGTTTTGACCAGTCAGTCAGTTCGCGACGAACGAAAGCGATGAGCGCGGATCATCGACGGTCGCGTTAGATTCGAACTACCGGGAGTAGCCGTTGGTTACCGCACTCGAGGATTCGAACGATCGAAACGACTCGTCTACCGGGCTAGATCTGCTCCCACGCATCGTCGTCGTCCGGATCCGGAAGGTCGTCCGCGAGCTCCTCTCGAGGCGTCGGGACCGTCGGTGGCTCGTCGGCCTCGTCGCTGGCGGACTCCCCGAGTTCCAGCTCCGGCCAGGCGGTCTGCTCCCACTGACCGCGCTCGGCGTAGTAGTAGACGACCTCGCCGTTGACGACCGCGAACAGCCGCCGCTGTTCGTCGTGAACGACGCGCTCGTTCGTATCGATCGCGACGTCGACGACGTCCTCGAGGCTGTCGAGCGCGACGTGGTAGTCGCCGACCCACATCGGGATCGATCCGCGGGAGATCCACTCTGCGTAGCGGTGTTCGTGTATCGACCGCCGGGCCGCCTCGACGTCGACCGGGCCGCGCGCAATGACGACGGCGGCACCCGCGAGTGCGAGCGCTGCAGCCAGCGAGAGTCCGCCGATCACCGCGGTGTTCGGTGACTCCTGTACCTCGATCTGGGCGGTCTGGCTGTGCTCGGCCGAGTCGGCAAGTGGCCCCTCGAGCCAGTAGGCCTCCTCGGTCATCTGAAGCGACGTCTCCAGTACCTGTTCGTCGGTGTAGGTCCCCGTCTCGTACTCGACGACGACCTCGACGACGGTTCCGATCGTTCCGATGCCGTCGAACTCCTCCTTAAGTTCCGTCTGCCGGTCGCGGGCGGCCTCGACGTCGATCGTCGTCTCGGAACTGGCGACACCGTCCTCGACGGACGCCGACGTCCGTGACCGCTGGTCGGTTTCCTCCCAGAAGACCGACCCGTCGCGTTCCGCCTCGTGATGGACTCGTACTTCGTGTGTAACCGTCGTCTCGTCGGTCGGGACGGACGTCTCGGGCGTGAGCGTCAACTCGGGTGTCGCAGACAGGACGTAGACCGGGCTATCCTCGAGTTCCGTCCCCTCGTCCCAGGGGCTGTCCTCGACGACGACGGCGCTCGTCGTCGTCTCGGTCGCGATCGACTCCCGGTCGACCTCCTGGGTAGTCATCGATGTCGACGGCGTGGCGGCGACCCAGCCGGTCGCGACGAGCGCGAGGATGCCCATCCCCACGAGTAAAATGGTGAGCGCGCGGCCGTGCTCCGCGATCAACAGATCCAGCCGCGGGTTCTCGATCACGCCTCTCCCCCCGGAGTGTGATGCCGTTTGCTCGCATACCCCCTCCCTCGAGCCGTCTCCGAACGGAAAGTTCGGATGACGGAACAGTTCATACGAACATTCAGTATATCAAATACTATAACAGTAGTGGTTCCACCCCGTCTGTGTCGCCGTTACACGCCCCTCTCAGCGCCACCGTCGAAGTCGCCGCCGAATTCGTGTCGAGAAGGGGACGTGATCACCGGCGGTGCGGATCCGGAAGTCGCTCCGTCCGAACAGGAGGAGCGTCGTCCCGACGACGAGACCGACGACGACCAGGTCGACGGCGGCGATCGCGAAGAGGGGGTGGACGCCGTGCAACCAGACGAGCACCGACGGCGGGAGCACGGCGAGATACCGATACTCTCCGAGGTGACGACTGTACTCGCCGGTCGACTCCGGCGCGGACAGCGACAGCGTCGTCTCGCTACTGTCACGAGGACCGACCGTCTGCCAGTGCAGGTCGCTCTCGACGCCACTACTCTCGGCCTCGTGGACGACGACGACCGGAACGTAGCCCGCGTTGTCGACGGTTCGAGTCAGTTCGGCGGTCTCACCCGGGGCGAGGACCTGCGGATCGTCGGTCGGTGACTCCGTGCTCACGACCGCGTACTCGTACGTACCCGCGGGAACCACCATCGCCGCCGTCGCGAGTCCCACGACCACGAACAGCACCAGCGCGATCGTCCCCCAGAAGGCGTAGACGTTCTCTCGAGACGTCGACCGCGTCGTGTCGCGTCTGTGCGGTCCCGCGTGATCGAGGAGGAACCCGACCCCGAACAGCGAGATCCCCAGCGCGACCAGCATCGCTCCGAGGTTGTCGCCCTCGAGCGCCGTCGTGATGCCGAGGGCCGAGGCGACCAGTCCGTACCCCGACTCCATCGCGCCGTGGACGGCCATGATTGCGGTTCCGAGGTGGGGAATCGTCACGACATCGCCGTTCACCTGCCAGGCGGCGGCGACGATCTGGCCCTCCGTCACCGGCGGCTCGCCGCCGTCCTGGTCGGTGAACGGATTCGCGTCCCCTTTCGTGACGTACCCCGCGTCCGTCTCGCCGACGATCCGGTGGGTCGTGAGCCCGCCGTCGTGGAGCTCTCGAGCGTCGAACACCGCGACGTCGCCCTCGCTCGGCGAGCCGGTCACCGCGCTCGGAATCGCGACGAAGCCGTCGCCGGCGTCCATCGCCGGCTCCATGCTCCCCGTCGCGACGTAGCCGAGCAGGATCGGCTGGCCGAGTAGCTGGCCGAGAACGAGCAGGAGGACGGCGAGCGCGACGGCGACGGCTAGCCCCCGTTTGACGAGCCCCGTCGTTGTCATGTGTCGCCTCGAGAGAGTATCATGGTCGAATACCGGTACGAGTCTCGAAATGAATTCGAACCATTATAAATTCCGCCGCCGCCTGACGGTTCCCGCGGCGAACAGGAGCCCGACCAGTGCGGGTGGCCCGACGACAGCGGCCACGGCGGGGTCGAGCTCCCGGTTCAGCACCTCGTACCCGGCGGATTCGTCGACGCTGACGGTGCCCGCCTCGAGTCCGCTAACGGCAACCGCGTACGTTCCGGGCTCGTCGAACTGCCGCTCGAAGCGTACCGTCCTCGATTCGTTCGGCTCGAGTTCGACGTACCGATCCTCGACGACGATTCCGCCGACGGCGAGTTCGGCGAGGAACTCGCCGGACGCGTTGCCGGCGTTCTCGACCGTGGCGATGACGCGCGTCGATTCGCCCTGGGCGATGGTGTCGTCCTCGAGATGGGCTTCGGTCACGTCGAAGTCCGGCGCGGGTTCGTCGAGTGGCTGGACGGTGATCGTCGTCGGGTTGCGGTCGTCGACGCCGACTCCGAACGTGCCAGCCCGCTGCATCGTCCGTTCGAAGGTGACCGTTTCGGTCTCGCCGACCCCGACGTAGACGACCTTCTCGTCGACGACGACGCCGTCGACGGTCAGTCGAGCGACTGTCGTTCCGCCCGTGTCGCCGTGATTCTCGTAGGTCGCCCGCACCGTCAGCGTCTCGCCGGCGGTGACGGTCCGATCGACGGTCGTCATTTCGACGAGTTCGATGTCGGCGTTCCCTTCATCGTCGTCATCTTCGTACTCGACGTGAACTGAGAAGGTCTCGCTCGAGGGCGTCTCGGCGTGGGTGTCGATTTCGACGCCGACGGTTGTTGTTTCACCTGCGGTTGGCTCGAGCGGCGTCGTCTCGTCGATTACGACATCGGGATCGCTATTCTGGTAGAACTGCACGCCGGTGGGGCCGTCGGTCAGCCATACCTGTTCGACCGAATCGTCGGTAACAGTAATCGCGAAGACGTCCTTGAAGGTTGACTTCGCACGGTCGTTGAGGCCGTCGAAGTCGAGGACGAGTTCGCCGTTTTCGACGCTTGCATACTGGCCGTTCCCAAAGGATGTGGGGGCGAGTTCAACGTGGTCCGTTCGGTCAGGTTCGGAACCTGTGTCAGTGATGCTGACAGCCCCTGTAGGGATGACAAGAAAGGCGGTTAGGGCGATTGCCGTGATCGCAGGAATTGCGGCGGCGATAAGGGGATGTCGCATTTGCGGTTACTTGTCTTATCTCTTCTTCCCTGTTATCCAACGATTGAAATCGATTGTCGATGATTCGGTGTCAACTGTTCTACTGAAGTTACACCCCATCAGTTCCGTTCGCTGTAATAGTGATACTTGCATTTACTTCACCAGCGGTATCGAGAGTGTGATTCTGTAGATCTATCGCGATACCGAACGCAACAGTTTCACCTGGGGCGAGAAGTTCTGAATTGGTAGCACCATCGCTTATCGTATTATTCTCTGTCGGAAATGGGTCTTGATTGCTACTGGATCCAAATCCATTCTCAGGGATGGCTGTAATCGCATCTTTGTCGTCCCCAGAATAATTGAATTCGATGTTTCTAATGTCAACACCATTAGTGCTATCGGTGTTGTTGGTAATGTTAATCAATTCAACAAACCTCGTCTCCGCATTCGCATTGATACCATCCTCACCATCCGTCCCGATATCAATGTCAACTGTTGCTACTTCCTGTTCAGTAGTTGTTGTCACGAATTGGTTGTCGTCCCCCGCCTGTGAAAGGCCCAAGTAAGCCGAACTATCGCCCTCTATATTGACGTCTATAGACCGATTAGCATCCACCTGACTAAACGCCCCCGTTCCGAGCGCGGCGCCGCTGCCCACGACGATCGTTCCCAGTCCGACTAACACGTTGCGTCGATTCAATTTCATTGGTTCTTTCTCCGTTGTGACCCGCACCGCGATCGTAGGCGTCGATTACGATCTGCGGCCGGTTCTTACTCACACCCTGTTATGCCACCCCCTTTGTATTAGGCCACCAGAACGACTACACGCCGACCGATACCTACGTTCAAGCTCGGTGTGAAAGACTCGAATCGTGGATAGTGGAGCCAGGAACCGAATCATGAACGCTTCTCTCGGTCATTCGCGGCAACAAAGACTATATATCAGAGATTATTACATTCATGAATAAGGACATCTGAATGGCGACAGAACAACACAGTAGCAGTGCTCCTACCAAGACTCTTGAAGATGACGTGGACAGTGGCGACAGCGGTAGTCGAACTGATCGAGGTGAAATTTTCGACCTCCTCAGTAATCACCGCCGCCGTTACACCATCCACTACTGCAAGCGCGAGAACGGTCCCGTCGAACTTGGAGACCTCGCGGAACATGTCGCCGCTTGGGAACTCGACAAGGAGATCGAGGGGTTGACCTCGGCCGAACGAAAGCGAGTCTATACGTCCTTACAGCAGACCCATCTGCCCACGCTCGAGAAAGCAAATATGGTCGAGTTCGACAACCGGACGATCGAACTCACCGATCAGGCGTCTGACCTCGAAGTGTATCTCGATATTGTCCCTGGCGATTCGATCCCGTGGGGGGTGTACTACCTCGGGCTTTCCGCTATCGGGTTCGCTGTGATGGGCGGACTCTGGATGGAATGGATTCCAACCGAGACGCTCCCTGTACTCGGCTGGGCGACGCTCTCGATTGCTCTGTTCGCCGCGTCTGCAGTCATTCACGTTTTCCAGAACCGGAAGCTTCGGCTTGGGGAGACGGAACAGCCGCCGTAAGTTGTCATGACACGAAACCCGATTCGAACCCTCGCGATCATCTGCCTCGCTCTTGGAGCGGTGCTACTCGCAGGACCAGCGTTCGGGTTCGACACGATCACAGCCGATCGTAGTGTCAGTGTCAACGTCGTCGACGACCCGAATGCGTACCTCGGAATCGATGCGCAGGACAACATCGGTGAACTCGCTGGAAACGACGATCCGACCGAGATCGCCACGCTGACGAATAACATAGACGAGCAAGCTGAAATCGACATTACGGTAGAAGAGATCCCCGACGGAAATGAGAGCGTTCTGTACGCGGACACAGATAACCTCAACCTCAATTCTGGCGAGTCGACGACTGCCAAGGTCGAATGTGCCCAGCCAGAGAGTCTTGGTGAACAGGATGTCGTCTTCCGGACCGAAGCGACCGGCTCCTCGGTTTCGATCACTGACGCCACGTTCACCGTGACAATCGACATACAGTGTGGAAAAGGCGGTGGCAACGTCGAACCGACCGATTCGGGGCTTAGTGGTGTGTCCGTTACCGATATGGATCTCGATGAAACCAATGAGAGTCAGATAATCGAGTTTGCAGTTACGGAAGATCTCCCTACAAATGAAACTGTGACAGTCACACTGGCTCAGGTTAATCAGATAGATTATAGCGGCGCTACGCTGAGCAACAATGCCACCGGAAGTATTCAAGGCGACAGTTACGAAGTTGAATTTAATCGCGAAGAGACGATCTCGGCCCGCGAAACGGTGACGATTGCGATCGACCGAATCGATACGACACACAACAACGCCGACGGAGATTACGACGCAGAATTCGAGCGAAGCGACAAAGACGATCCCGAGCTACTGGAGCCAGCTTTCACAGTCGAGTAATCGCCTAAAACGGAATCGGTAGGACGATTTTACGATATCAGATTACGTCCCTCGAGCAATGCGAACCCCTTTTCACCGCCGAAAACAGAACTCAACCTATGTCGACCGAATCGATTAGTGACCGGCGCGAGCACGTCCGCTCGATCAGCGTGACGGCGCTGTCCGCGCTGCTCGGCGTCGGCGCGGCGTTCGCCTCCGCGGTGATCACCGGCGACGCTG
This DNA window, taken from Natronococcus sp. CG52, encodes the following:
- a CDS encoding CARDB domain-containing protein; protein product: MRHPLIAAAIPAITAIALTAFLVIPTGAVSITDTGSEPDRTDHVELAPTSFGNGQYASVENGELVLDFDGLNDRAKSTFKDVFAITVTDDSVEQVWLTDGPTGVQFYQNSDPDVVIDETTPLEPTAGETTTVGVEIDTHAETPSSETFSVHVEYEDDDDEGNADIELVEMTTVDRTVTAGETLTVRATYENHGDTGGTTVARLTVDGVVVDEKVVYVGVGETETVTFERTMQRAGTFGVGVDDRNPTTITVQPLDEPAPDFDVTEAHLEDDTIAQGESTRVIATVENAGNASGEFLAELAVGGIVVEDRYVELEPNESRTVRFERQFDEPGTYAVAVSGLEAGTVSVDESAGYEVLNRELDPAVAAVVGPPALVGLLFAAGTVRRRRNL
- a CDS encoding DUF5305 domain-containing protein, which produces MIENPRLDLLIAEHGRALTILLVGMGILALVATGWVAATPSTSMTTQEVDRESIATETTTSAVVVEDSPWDEGTELEDSPVYVLSATPELTLTPETSVPTDETTVTHEVRVHHEAERDGSVFWEETDQRSRTSASVEDGVASSETTIDVEAARDRQTELKEEFDGIGTIGTVVEVVVEYETGTYTDEQVLETSLQMTEEAYWLEGPLADSAEHSQTAQIEVQESPNTAVIGGLSLAAALALAGAAVVIARGPVDVEAARRSIHEHRYAEWISRGSIPMWVGDYHVALDSLEDVVDVAIDTNERVVHDEQRRLFAVVNGEVVYYYAERGQWEQTAWPELELGESASDEADEPPTVPTPREELADDLPDPDDDDAWEQI
- a CDS encoding S26 family signal peptidase, whose product is MTTTGLVKRGLAVAVALAVLLLVLGQLLGQPILLGYVATGSMEPAMDAGDGFVAIPSAVTGSPSEGDVAVFDARELHDGGLTTHRIVGETDAGYVTKGDANPFTDQDGGEPPVTEGQIVAAAWQVNGDVVTIPHLGTAIMAVHGAMESGYGLVASALGITTALEGDNLGAMLVALGISLFGVGFLLDHAGPHRRDTTRSTSRENVYAFWGTIALVLFVVVGLATAAMVVPAGTYEYAVVSTESPTDDPQVLAPGETAELTRTVDNAGYVPVVVVHEAESSGVESDLHWQTVGPRDSSETTLSLSAPESTGEYSRHLGEYRYLAVLPPSVLVWLHGVHPLFAIAAVDLVVVGLVVGTTLLLFGRSDFRIRTAGDHVPFSTRIRRRLRRWR
- a CDS encoding DUF7344 domain-containing protein, translating into MATEQHSSSAPTKTLEDDVDSGDSGSRTDRGEIFDLLSNHRRRYTIHYCKRENGPVELGDLAEHVAAWELDKEIEGLTSAERKRVYTSLQQTHLPTLEKANMVEFDNRTIELTDQASDLEVYLDIVPGDSIPWGVYYLGLSAIGFAVMGGLWMEWIPTETLPVLGWATLSIALFAASAVIHVFQNRKLRLGETEQPP